The Puntigrus tetrazona isolate hp1 chromosome 19, ASM1883169v1, whole genome shotgun sequence genome has a segment encoding these proteins:
- the myclb gene encoding protein L-Myc-1b encodes MPGIGANAPRNKKWEMEEYDQYQHYFYDDLNLDEDFFFKSTAPSEDIWKKFELVPTPPMSPVRTLEGTAPSPGDRLEWMSQFLGQDDEQEGQCELNAEETLENLSSIIIQDCMWSSFSAGQQLEKVVSERLSCSAQSKLSGKAQCVPADSSLATDCVDPAAVLTFPLSSSCKKQVSSGSESRTDSSDDEEIDVVTVEHKQNKARLVNARKPVTITVRADPYDPCMKRFHISIHQQQHNYAARSPDSYPEEEPPRKKIRQETLQPRLCSTPQTPERKTPSPSPSAPTPSQTASASPTHTSYHFKSQPSSPQSSDCEDTDKRKTHNFLERKRRNDLRSRFLALRDEIPGLVDCPKTPKVVILTKATEYLRALHVSEKQKTQEKKQLKNRQQQLLRRLAEMKRA; translated from the exons ATGCCAGGAATCGGCGCAAACGCACCGCGAAATAAGAAGTGGGAGATGGAGGAATACGACCAGTATCAGCACTATTTTTACGACGACCTCAACTTGGACGAGGACTTCTTTTTCAAATCGACCGCACCAAGCGAGGACATTTGGAAGAAATTCGAGCTCGTGCCAACCCCGCCCATGTCGCCCGTCAGGACGCTGGAAGGGACCGCTCCATCTCCAGGGGACAGGCTGGAGTGGATGTCCCAGTTCTTGGGGCAGGACGACGAGCAGGAGGGGCAGTGCGAGCTGAACGCGGAGGAGACTCTGGAGAACTTGAGCTCCATCATCATTCAGGACTGCATGTGGAGCAGTTTCTCCGCCGGCCAGCAGCTGGAGAAAGTTGTGAGCGAGCGCCTGTCCTGCTCGGCGCAGTCGAAACTCTCCGGCAAGGCGCAGTGCGTCCCTGCGGACAGCAGCTTGGCGACAGATTGCGTGGACCCAGCAGCTGTCCTTACCTTCCCTCTGAGCAGCAGCTGCAAGAAACAGGTGTCATCCGGGTCAGAGTCTCGCACCGACTCCTCCG ATGACGAAGAAATTGACGTTGTGACGGTGGAGCACAAGCAGAACAAGGCGCGTTTGGTGAACGCCCGTAAACCGGTGACCATCACGGTTCGCGCGGACCCCTATGACCCTTGCATGAAGCGTTTCCACATCTCCATTCACCAGCAGCAGCACAACTACGCCGCCCGCTCTCCCGACAGCTATCCCGAGGAGGAGCCTCCCCGCAAGAAGATCAGGCAAGAGACCTTACAGCCACGGCTGTGCTCCACGCCCCAAACCCCCGAAAGAAAGACGCCCTCACCTTCCCCCTCGGCTCCCACCCCGTCTCAGACTGCCTCCGCTTCTCCAACACACACGTCCTACCACTTCAAATCCCAACCGTCCAGCCCTCAGAGTTCGGACTGCGAGGACACGGACAAGCGGAAGACACACAACTTCTTGGAGCGGAAGAGACGCAACGACCTACGCTCCCGGTTTCTGGCCCTGCGGGATGAGATCCCAGGCCTGGTTGACTGTCCAAAGACGCCCAAAGTTGTGATCTTGACCAAGGCCACAGAATACCTGCGTGCGCTTCACGTCAGCGAAAAACAGAAGACCCAGGAGAAGAAGCAGCTGAAAAACAGGCAGCAGCAGTTACTGCGGAGACTCGCTGAAATGAAACGCGCATAA